The genomic DNA TGCCGTACAGCGGCATCATGGCCATCGAGGCGACGCTCGACCATATCGGTCCGATCACCGCGACGGTCGCCGACAACGCCTTGCTGCTTGACGTGATCGCCGGCTCCGACGGACTGGACCCGCGTCAGATCGAGGTCAGGCGAGGCGATTACCTTGGTGCCTTGAACCAGTCGGTGAAGGGCATGCGCATTGGCGTGGTTCGCGAAGGCTTTGGCCACGCCAATTCGGAAGCGGATGTCGATGCCGCCGTGAGGAAGGCGGCAGCGCAGTTCGGAGCATTGGGCGCCACAGTCGAAGAAGTGTCGATTCCGATGCACACGGTCGGCATGATCATCTGGTCGTCGATCGCCCATGAGGGCGCGACCACCCAGATGATGCACGGCAACGGTTTCGGTTTTAACTGGAAGGGCCTCTACGTCACCAGCCTGCAGCGCGCCCACGACGCCTGGCGGCAGCGAGCCGATGAACTGTCGGACACGGTCAAGTTGACGATCCTGTTCGGCCACCACGTGCTGAAGAAGTATCGCGGCCATCACTATGCCAAGGCCCAGAACCTCAATAGACGCTTGCGGGCGGCCTATGACGAGGCGCTGTCAAGCTACGACCTGTTGCTGATGCCGACCACACCGATGAAGGCGACGAAAATTCCGCCGGCCGACTGTGGCCCGGAGGAAAGCTGTGCGCGCGGCCTGGAGATGATCGCCAACACCGCCCCCTTCGATGCCAGCGGCCACCCGGCGATCTCGATCCCCTGCGGTACATCTAAGGGCCTGCCGATCGGTCTGATGTTGATCGGCAGGCATTGGGACGAAGCGACGATCTACCGCGCCGCGC from Nevskia ramosa DSM 11499 includes the following:
- a CDS encoding amidase, whose translation is MKKPTHDEMAEVARDLGMHMSAAEIDTFLGLMDGTVAAYSALEDLPDELPIVKYPRTPGYQPPPDENPYNAWYVKSRIEGAPTGPLKGKTFAIKDNICVAGVPMMNGSSTLQGYLPDVDATLVTRILDAGGTVLGKSHCEHFCFSGGSHTGSLGPVINPHKPGYSSGGSSSGSAALVAAGDVDMAIGSDQGGSIRMPSSWCGTVGMKATHGLVPYSGIMAIEATLDHIGPITATVADNALLLDVIAGSDGLDPRQIEVRRGDYLGALNQSVKGMRIGVVREGFGHANSEADVDAAVRKAAAQFGALGATVEEVSIPMHTVGMIIWSSIAHEGATTQMMHGNGFGFNWKGLYVTSLQRAHDAWRQRADELSDTVKLTILFGHHVLKKYRGHHYAKAQNLNRRLRAAYDEALSSYDLLLMPTTPMKATKIPPADCGPEESCARGLEMIANTAPFDASGHPAISIPCGTSKGLPIGLMLIGRHWDEATIYRAAHAYEQSVGGGATAGRKQTGRRRR